The genomic DNA GTCGCCCAGCCGCAGAAGTGAACGGCGTGATCCTTGAAGAACCAGATGATCGCGCCGCGTCGGGTGCGGCTTGCCCAGTCGAGGAATGCAGGATCCGCGGTTGTCGTCGCGTTAAATGGAAGTCCCTCGGCTCGGACGGCTCGCTGCATTGATGTTGCCGATTCGCCCCCCGAATGCGTGGCCCGCCATCGCTCGGCCAACTCTAATTGGTTCTGCCAACGCAGGTGGTAGACAAACGACGCGTGGGCACACGAACCGATGCCGAGGCGATTGGTCCAGTTCCATTCCCGCAGATCGACGGGAAGGTTAGCGACCGGGATCTCCGCCGCCGGCGGTGGCACAGGTTGCGTAACGGGAACGGATTCGAGTGATCCGTTGCATCCGGGCAGACACAACAAAATCAGACAGACGCCAAATCCAGCTACGCGACACGTGCCAAGCATACGAGACATTCCGAGGTGGTGACGCGATAGCCACATGAACAGCAGCGGCGCGGTCGGCAAAATGAATACGAGACGACATCGCTGTATCGAGCCACGGTCCGGTGATCACACGCGACTCGGCGCGAGACTTCCCGATGCGAAAGGCCGATCGACAGCAGCTCGCCGATCTTCTGACGTTGCTCGTCGGAAAGACGCCGATTCAGGCGACGTTTCTTGCCCCCCATGCCCCAGAGCTGGAGCATTCGATGGGCGGTCGATTTACTTACTCTAACTGAAGCAGCTGCAGATTCGATCGACGTTCCCGAAGCGACAAGTTGGCGCAGCGACAGAACAAATTCCGGCATCCTTATCCCCCGATAAGCGATGTTTCAACGCAAAGAATCCTACCCGGTCGATTCGGGGCCGGGGAATTTCCCAGCAGGTCCGAAGCGGCGGGAGGCGTGAGTCAAACGTCCGGTAAAAGCTTGTGCAGGCGGGCTCCGGCTCCATCAGCGGAGCCGGGAGTTGCAAACGGGGGGCAACCAGCGAGAATAACCGCTGCTAACGAAGCTGTTCTCACGGAGCAACCAGTGAGAATAAGCCCATAAATCCTATTCTCAGCCGGGCCGACCGGTGAGAAACATAGTTATTTGAGCAAAACCTACCTGAGCGGAAACAATGCTCGACCGACGTCCGAATTTGCCGCTAATCGATTTCGTAATCTCTAACGACGCTTCCACGCACGATATACGGTACCGAACCGTTTGCCACTGCAATCCATTGAGGGACACGGGACTGACCAGACAACGAACTCGACTTTGGTTCTCGGACACCTGGAAACGATCTGCGTTCGATTACTGGAACGCTTGCGATAATCCGGCTATGAACGATCACTTCGTTTACACGTTTCGCGACTCTGCTGCTCGATGCTGGCTCGATGTTTTCGTCACTTCGAAACCGAGATCGCATTCAACCAGATACTCGATTTGCGACAGACAGACGCTTGCGATATCATCGTTCGATCGGTTGCTGGAACTGATCGGCCTCGAAAAACAAAACTCAAATAACCAACGGATGCACCAGAGTGTCGGTGGCCACGGTTGGTGGTAGCTAGACCGTCCAGTGCCGCCACCTGGTGATCCGAAACGTTATTTGAGGCAAACCTACCTGAGCGGAAACAATGCTCGTCCCGCGTCCGCTACTGATAGCCGTTTGATTACGCTATCTCCGACGACGCTTCGACTCACGAAATATGGCAACCAACCGTTTGCCACTGCAATTCATTAAGGGAAACGGGACTGACCAGAGAACCGACTCGCCTTGGGACCTGAACGCCAGGGAACGATCTGCGTGTGCCCACTTGAACGCTTGCGATAATCCGGCAGTGAACGAATGCTTCGCTTACACGTCTGGCGATTCTGCTGTTCGATGCCGGCTAAATCTTCTTTCGTCACTTCAGTCCAAGATCGCATTCAACCAAATACTCGATTTGCGACAGACAGACGCTCGCGATATCATCGTTCGATCGGGTGCTGGAACTGATCGATCTCGAAAAACAAAACTCAAACAACCAACGGATGCATCAGAGTGTCGGTGGCCGCGGTTTGTGGTAGCTAGACCATCCAGTGCCGCCACCTGGTGATCCGAACCGTTATCCCCCTTAATCCAACTCAACCGTAACCTGAACCAGCGATGGCCAACGAAGACGAACTCGAACGCCGAATCCGGAGACTCGAAGCTCTATTCTCCGCGATGTTAATGTCCGACGGCGACCTGTCGTCAAAATCGTACGAACGACTCATCGAACGGCTGCTCCACCGGCCCAAAGAACCTGACATGTTCTACGATGAGCTTTACTTCTTGTTGCGTGAGAATCCGTTTCGCACCCGTGACCGGATGGGTGAACGCATGGACGCGCTCTCGGATTCGCAGACCAAACTTCAGGGGGAACTTCACAACTATCTCGTCGCACAGTCGATGGGCGTTGACCCAAATCTGATTCCACTTCACAGGTTCGTTTCCGTTCAAGTGTATCTCCCGAAGGACGATGCGGAGACGGTCACAAAGCTAAGCGACGCGATACGACAACTCCTCGACGCGTTCGATTTTGAAATCGCAGATGATTTCCCTC from Rosistilla carotiformis includes the following:
- a CDS encoding helix-turn-helix domain-containing protein, encoding MPEFVLSLRQLVASGTSIESAAASVRVSKSTAHRMLQLWGMGGKKRRLNRRLSDEQRQKIGELLSIGLSHREVSRRVACDHRTVARYSDVVSYSFCRPRRCCSCGYRVTTSECLVCLARVA